A portion of the Natronococcus sp. AD-5 genome contains these proteins:
- a CDS encoding heavy metal translocating P-type ATPase: protein MDDHGSIPDDEDSSGRHSGHGGHDETADGRRSSADERAESRVERSMLEEEAEDADEAEREVDERYEHGTDHGGGGDDHEGHGGMHEGHEQMFRRRFFVSTVLSIPVLLYSEMLQAWLGFSVPAFPGSEWIDPIFAVIVFAYGGVPFLRMAVPELEDRAPGMMTLISMAITVAFVYSVASVVFSTASTFFWELVTLIDIMLLGHWIEMRSVRRASSALDELAKLLPDTAERLTEDGDTEEIPVSGLEEGDLVLVRPGASVPADGVVEKGDSDVNESMITGESKPVSKEPGDEVIGGTINGDGSLRVQISATGDETTLAGIMRLVEEAQESKSRTQMLADRAAGWLFYVALAVAVVTAVAWTVVGSFDAAVIERVVTVLVIACPHALGLAIPLVVAINTSLAARNGMLIRDRIAMEQARELDTVIFDKTGTLTKGEQGIVDVETVGDVDEDEALALAAAVEGDSEHMIAQAVREAADERGVAPPSAADFEALKGRGVRASVDGDAVYVGGPNLLSHLETDVPSELTAFADRAGENARTVVYLVRENSLRSSSDRASGEAVSREGELVAAFALADVVREESYQVVDALHELGLEVAMLTGDSEDVARAVADDLGIDTVFAEVLPEDKDEKVTGLREQGKFVAMVGDGVNDAPALTRADIGIAVGSGTDVAVQSADIILVQNNPLDVVRLVKLSKASYRKMQENLVWAAGYNVFALPLAAGVLAPIGILLSPAVGALLMSLSTVIVAINAQFLRRVDLELPSLPGVSAPREPQPAD from the coding sequence ATGGACGACCACGGATCGATCCCCGACGACGAAGACTCGTCCGGCCGCCACTCGGGCCACGGTGGCCACGACGAAACTGCGGATGGGCGGAGGTCGTCCGCCGACGAACGGGCGGAATCACGCGTGGAACGGTCGATGCTCGAAGAGGAGGCCGAAGACGCCGACGAAGCCGAACGCGAGGTCGACGAGCGGTACGAACACGGGACGGATCACGGAGGCGGCGGCGACGACCACGAGGGCCACGGCGGTATGCACGAGGGCCACGAACAGATGTTCCGGCGGCGGTTTTTCGTCTCGACCGTGCTCTCGATCCCCGTGTTGCTGTACAGCGAAATGCTCCAAGCGTGGCTCGGCTTCTCGGTGCCGGCGTTTCCCGGAAGCGAGTGGATCGATCCGATCTTCGCCGTGATCGTCTTCGCGTACGGTGGCGTGCCGTTCCTTCGGATGGCGGTCCCCGAACTCGAGGACCGCGCGCCCGGGATGATGACGCTCATCTCGATGGCGATCACCGTCGCCTTCGTCTACAGTGTAGCGAGCGTCGTTTTCTCGACGGCATCGACGTTCTTCTGGGAACTGGTGACGCTCATCGACATCATGTTGCTCGGTCACTGGATCGAGATGCGTTCGGTCCGGCGGGCCTCCAGCGCGCTCGACGAGCTCGCGAAACTCCTCCCGGACACCGCCGAACGCCTCACCGAGGACGGAGATACCGAGGAGATCCCCGTCAGCGGACTGGAGGAAGGCGATCTCGTTCTCGTGCGTCCGGGCGCGAGCGTGCCCGCCGACGGGGTCGTCGAGAAGGGAGACTCCGACGTCAACGAATCGATGATCACCGGTGAGTCGAAGCCGGTATCGAAGGAGCCCGGCGACGAGGTGATCGGCGGCACGATCAACGGTGACGGGAGCCTTCGAGTGCAGATCAGCGCGACGGGCGACGAGACGACGCTGGCCGGTATCATGCGTCTCGTCGAGGAAGCCCAGGAGAGCAAGTCTCGGACCCAGATGCTCGCCGACAGAGCGGCGGGCTGGCTCTTCTACGTCGCGCTCGCCGTCGCGGTCGTGACCGCCGTCGCGTGGACCGTCGTCGGCTCGTTCGACGCCGCGGTTATCGAACGAGTCGTGACCGTGTTGGTGATCGCCTGTCCGCACGCGCTCGGGCTTGCTATCCCGCTGGTCGTCGCGATCAACACCTCGCTCGCGGCGCGGAACGGGATGCTGATCCGCGACCGGATCGCCATGGAACAGGCTCGGGAACTCGACACGGTCATCTTCGACAAGACGGGGACGCTCACGAAGGGCGAACAGGGGATCGTCGACGTCGAAACCGTCGGCGACGTCGACGAGGACGAAGCGCTCGCACTGGCCGCAGCCGTCGAGGGCGATTCGGAACACATGATCGCACAGGCGGTTCGCGAGGCCGCCGACGAGCGGGGAGTGGCCCCTCCGAGCGCCGCGGATTTCGAGGCGCTCAAGGGTCGCGGCGTGCGCGCGTCCGTCGACGGCGACGCGGTGTACGTCGGCGGCCCGAATCTCCTGTCGCACCTCGAGACCGACGTTCCGTCCGAGTTGACGGCGTTTGCAGACCGGGCCGGCGAAAACGCACGGACGGTGGTCTATCTGGTCCGCGAGAACTCGCTTCGTTCGTCCTCGGATCGAGCGAGCGGCGAAGCGGTAAGCCGCGAGGGCGAACTCGTCGCGGCGTTCGCCCTCGCGGACGTCGTGCGCGAGGAGAGCTATCAGGTCGTCGACGCGCTCCACGAACTCGGTCTCGAAGTCGCGATGCTGACCGGCGACTCCGAAGACGTCGCCCGCGCCGTCGCTGACGACCTCGGTATCGACACGGTCTTCGCAGAGGTGCTGCCCGAGGACAAGGACGAGAAAGTGACCGGACTTCGGGAGCAGGGCAAGTTCGTGGCGATGGTCGGCGACGGCGTCAACGACGCGCCCGCACTGACGCGCGCCGACATCGGTATCGCCGTCGGATCCGGAACCGACGTCGCCGTCCAATCGGCGGACATCATCCTCGTCCAGAACAACCCGTTGGACGTCGTTCGCCTCGTGAAACTGAGTAAGGCGAGCTACCGGAAGATGCAGGAGAACCTCGTCTGGGCCGCCGGCTACAACGTGTTCGCCCTTCCGCTCGCGGCGGGCGTTCTCGCCCCGATCGGTATCCTCCTCTCACCTGCGGTCGGTGCGCTGCTCATGTCGCTCAGTACGGTGATCGTGGCGATCAACGCCCAGTTCCTCCGTCGAGTCGATCTCGAGCTCCCGAGTCTGCCGGGCGTGTCCGCACCGCGGGAACCACAACCGGCGGACTGA
- a CDS encoding HalOD1 output domain-containing protein, with translation MTTRLHDRNEPLSVALVHFVAELTNRTVSSLSPLRESIDPDALERLFEPTATAPRAGTIEFRYAGRVVTVAGATDFTITVEEIDSASENGPASSR, from the coding sequence ATGACAACTCGTCTGCACGATCGGAACGAGCCGCTGTCGGTCGCGCTCGTCCACTTCGTTGCGGAACTGACGAACCGAACTGTTTCGTCTCTGTCGCCACTGCGCGAGTCGATCGATCCGGACGCGCTCGAGCGACTGTTCGAACCGACGGCGACTGCACCGCGCGCCGGAACCATCGAATTTCGATACGCTGGCCGCGTCGTGACGGTCGCTGGCGCTACCGACTTCACGATCACCGTCGAGGAAATCGATTCGGCGAGCGAGAACGGACCCGCTTCGTCCCGATAG
- a CDS encoding type 1 glutamine amidotransferase domain-containing protein, with protein MSETERQPLEGVTIGVFLAQEGSEEVEFTEPKEAVTDAGATVDVLGSETSEGETVNNDLEWSDSYEIERTFDEVSADEYDALIVPGGTVGADTLRTNENAVDLVRTHLSDGKPIGVICHGPWVLVEADVVDGRTLTSYHSLQTDIRNAGGEWVDEEVVVDDGLITSRNPDDLEAFCETIVEEFASASE; from the coding sequence ATGAGCGAAACCGAACGGCAACCACTCGAGGGCGTGACGATCGGGGTCTTCCTCGCACAGGAGGGGTCCGAAGAGGTCGAGTTCACCGAACCGAAAGAGGCGGTCACCGACGCCGGTGCCACCGTCGACGTCCTCGGCAGTGAAACTAGCGAGGGCGAAACCGTCAACAACGACCTCGAATGGAGCGACTCCTACGAGATCGAACGAACGTTCGACGAGGTCTCCGCGGACGAGTACGACGCGTTGATCGTTCCCGGCGGCACCGTCGGCGCGGACACGCTCCGGACGAACGAGAACGCCGTCGACCTGGTTCGAACGCACCTGTCGGACGGCAAACCCATCGGCGTGATCTGTCACGGGCCCTGGGTCCTGGTCGAGGCGGATGTCGTCGACGGGCGAACGCTGACTTCGTACCACAGCCTCCAGACAGATATCCGCAACGCCGGGGGCGAGTGGGTCGACGAGGAAGTCGTCGTCGACGACGGCCTGATCACCAGCCGCAACCCGGACGACCTCGAGGCGTTCTGCGAGACGATCGTCGAGGAGTTCGCATCAGCATCCGAGTGA
- a CDS encoding PadR family transcriptional regulator, translating to MDDLTGFQRDLLYVIAGAEQPSGQDIKEEIETYYSSDINHGRLYPNLDTLVNKELVEKGELDRRTNYYAISETGHQEIQDRRDWEAQYLDG from the coding sequence ATGGACGATTTGACCGGCTTTCAGCGAGACCTCCTGTACGTCATCGCAGGAGCAGAGCAGCCATCCGGCCAGGACATCAAAGAGGAGATCGAGACGTACTACAGCAGCGATATCAACCACGGACGGTTGTACCCCAACCTCGACACGCTCGTCAACAAGGAGTTAGTCGAAAAGGGGGAACTCGATCGACGGACGAACTACTACGCGATCAGTGAGACGGGTCACCAGGAAATCCAGGACCGTCGAGACTGGGAGGCACAGTACCTCGACGGCTGA
- a CDS encoding queuosine precursor transporter, whose protein sequence is MHQHRTAPSVAQVSLIGLFVAALTTAQLTASKVLAFSLPVSLPVTGAELVLPGAALAYALTFLASDCYTELYGRRAAQVVVNVAFALNFVVLALVWSTIAAPAAENVDAEAFETALGASTNVVLGSLLAYLASQNWDVWLFHRIRDRTGREKLWLRNLASTGTSQVIDTVIFVSVAFAVAPAVLGVGEVLPLEALLALIVGQYLLKLAIAVLDTPVVYAVVALVRSRTETDDAASTA, encoded by the coding sequence ATGCACCAGCACCGCACCGCGCCGTCAGTCGCGCAGGTGTCGCTGATCGGTCTGTTCGTCGCAGCGCTCACCACCGCGCAGTTGACCGCCTCGAAGGTCCTCGCGTTTTCGCTTCCCGTATCGCTTCCGGTGACGGGTGCGGAACTCGTCCTCCCGGGAGCGGCGCTGGCCTACGCGCTCACGTTCCTCGCGAGCGACTGCTACACCGAACTGTACGGTCGGCGGGCGGCTCAGGTCGTCGTCAACGTCGCGTTCGCGCTGAACTTCGTCGTCCTCGCGCTCGTCTGGTCGACGATCGCCGCCCCCGCGGCCGAGAACGTCGATGCAGAGGCCTTCGAGACGGCGCTCGGCGCCTCGACCAACGTCGTCCTCGGGAGTCTCCTCGCGTACCTCGCGAGCCAGAACTGGGACGTCTGGCTCTTCCACCGCATCCGCGACCGGACCGGTCGCGAGAAGCTCTGGCTCCGTAACCTCGCCTCGACCGGCACCAGCCAGGTGATCGACACCGTCATCTTCGTCTCGGTCGCGTTCGCCGTCGCACCCGCAGTTCTGGGCGTCGGCGAGGTTCTCCCGCTCGAGGCGCTGCTCGCCCTGATCGTCGGCCAGTACCTGCTCAAACTCGCGATCGCCGTCCTCGATACGCCCGTCGTCTACGCCGTCGTCGCGCTCGTGCGTTCGCGGACTGAGACGGACGACGCGGCCTCGACGGCGTAA
- a CDS encoding aminopeptidase: protein MDERVREHAEVLVDWSARVEPGDDVVLSIGPDAHELAVAVAEKLGERGANLLATYDSGEVSRAYLRAHDGDFDEDPAHERALLEETDVYLSIGGGRNTSATADVSGETRQAHRSARTEIREARYDTRWVSTVHPTRSLAQQANMAYEEYRAFAYDAILRDWDALANEMAQLKTLLDEGSEVRLVSQGTDLTVRIDGRTAVNSAASVVYDSHNLPSGEVFTAPHGTDGEVTFDVPMTLRGEPVRDVRLEFDDGEVVGYDAEQGEAVIGEILDTDEGARRLGELGIGMNRGIDRYTDNILFDEKMGETVHLAVGRAYDACLPDGESGNDSAVHVDMITDVGEESRLEIDGEIVQRNGTFRWEEGFE, encoded by the coding sequence ATGGACGAACGCGTCCGCGAACACGCCGAGGTACTGGTCGACTGGAGCGCTCGCGTCGAGCCGGGTGACGACGTCGTTCTCTCGATCGGTCCCGACGCCCACGAACTGGCGGTCGCCGTCGCCGAGAAACTGGGCGAGCGAGGCGCGAACCTGCTCGCGACGTACGACTCCGGCGAGGTCAGCCGCGCGTACCTCCGGGCTCACGACGGCGACTTCGACGAAGATCCGGCTCACGAACGCGCGCTGCTCGAGGAGACCGACGTCTACCTCTCGATCGGCGGCGGGCGGAACACGAGCGCGACCGCGGACGTATCGGGCGAGACGCGACAGGCCCATCGGAGTGCGCGCACCGAGATCCGCGAGGCGCGCTACGACACGCGCTGGGTGTCGACGGTCCACCCGACCAGATCGCTCGCCCAGCAGGCGAACATGGCCTACGAGGAGTACCGGGCGTTCGCGTACGACGCGATCCTTCGGGACTGGGACGCTCTCGCCAACGAGATGGCGCAGCTTAAGACGCTGCTCGACGAGGGATCCGAAGTCCGACTGGTCTCGCAGGGAACCGATCTCACCGTGCGAATCGACGGGCGCACCGCCGTCAACAGCGCCGCGTCGGTCGTTTACGATTCCCATAATCTCCCCAGCGGCGAGGTTTTCACCGCACCCCACGGAACCGACGGCGAGGTCACCTTCGACGTCCCGATGACGCTTCGCGGCGAACCGGTCCGGGACGTCCGCCTCGAGTTCGACGACGGCGAGGTCGTCGGCTACGACGCGGAGCAGGGCGAGGCGGTGATCGGCGAGATCCTCGACACCGACGAGGGGGCCCGCCGACTCGGCGAACTCGGGATCGGGATGAACCGCGGGATCGACCGCTACACGGACAACATCCTCTTCGACGAGAAGATGGGCGAGACGGTCCACCTCGCGGTCGGTCGGGCCTACGACGCCTGCCTCCCGGACGGGGAGTCGGGGAACGACTCGGCCGTCCACGTCGACATGATCACCGACGTCGGCGAGGAGTCGCGACTCGAAATCGACGGAGAGATCGTACAGCGAAACGGAACGTTCCGCTGGGAGGAAGGGTTCGAGTAA
- a CDS encoding DUF309 domain-containing protein produces the protein MHNRLRAGVAIYNDGHYHAAHDAWEDHWLELESDTDDERLLHGLIQFTAAVYHAREHNWEGAVGLATSAREYLEGLPADYRDLRLEPIRAALEELATDPEVLERRSPPRIEHEGTAPTLADLGVEATGIAAVVLADELGFDAEPVERARTYAKRDLKAGEDDSRFITLLFDFVREDDHRGIVYRRLTGHVDRRRAREGDVEGLF, from the coding sequence ATGCACAACCGGCTCCGGGCCGGCGTCGCGATATACAACGACGGCCACTACCACGCCGCACACGACGCCTGGGAGGACCACTGGCTCGAGCTCGAGTCCGACACCGACGACGAGCGGCTGCTCCACGGGCTGATCCAGTTCACCGCGGCCGTCTACCACGCCCGCGAGCACAACTGGGAGGGTGCGGTCGGGCTGGCGACGAGCGCCCGCGAGTACCTCGAGGGGCTGCCGGCCGACTACCGCGACCTTCGGCTCGAACCGATCAGAGCGGCGCTCGAGGAACTCGCGACCGATCCCGAAGTCCTCGAGCGCCGGTCGCCGCCCCGGATCGAACACGAGGGAACCGCGCCGACGCTCGCGGATCTCGGCGTCGAGGCGACGGGGATCGCGGCGGTCGTCCTCGCCGACGAACTGGGGTTCGACGCTGAACCGGTCGAGCGCGCTCGAACGTACGCGAAGCGGGACCTCAAGGCCGGCGAGGACGACAGCCGGTTCATCACGCTGCTGTTCGACTTCGTTCGCGAGGACGACCACCGCGGGATCGTCTACCGCCGATTAACCGGCCACGTCGACAGGCGGCGGGCTCGAGAGGGAGACGTCGAGGGGCTGTTCTGA
- a CDS encoding DUF7344 domain-containing protein: MVIGTAAEPAIALIALIDEIFVYALQSTAVLGNTIRRRVVSILVEDGAVRRKKVAELLADDETISQDDVERLEIALHHHHLPVLDEELFVEYDHRNGDVVLWKDAETAAELLESA; encoded by the coding sequence ATGGTCATCGGAACGGCCGCCGAGCCGGCTATCGCACTGATCGCTCTGATAGACGAGATTTTCGTATACGCGCTGCAATCCACCGCGGTACTCGGCAATACGATCCGTCGTCGAGTAGTGTCGATACTCGTCGAGGACGGCGCGGTTCGGCGGAAAAAGGTAGCGGAGTTGCTGGCCGACGACGAAACGATCTCGCAGGACGACGTCGAACGCCTCGAGATCGCGCTCCACCACCACCACCTTCCCGTGCTCGACGAGGAGCTGTTCGTCGAATACGATCATCGCAACGGTGACGTCGTTCTGTGGAAAGATGCCGAAACCGCGGCCGAACTGCTCGAATCGGCCTGA
- a CDS encoding tyrosine-type recombinase/integrase: MNTTPDTTDSNLEPISPEDARDLYLESRTDELAARSLELHEKHLDEFVSWCEDNGIENVNEIAGRTVHRFRLDIKTEFAQSTLSIYLSTIRQFVRFCESIDAVSTGTTEKIVLPTRERKTRTEMLEPEEATTILSYLRKYHYASRTHALMALLWHTGIRTGTVQSLDVNDLDTDRDRLRIRHRPETDTPLKNGNSAERYVALSPEVTEVLADYVAENRHEVTDEYGRDPLFTTKRGRPAKNSIRRNIYAATRPCTTGRECPHRKDPATCEAAQRTNTAAKCPSTVSGHPVRRGAITHFLRQDVPEKVVSDRMNVSQDVLDKHYDQRTEDEKAEQRRAYLSNL; encoded by the coding sequence ATGAACACGACACCCGATACCACCGATTCGAACCTCGAACCGATTAGTCCAGAAGACGCACGGGACCTGTATCTCGAGTCACGGACGGACGAACTTGCTGCGCGATCGCTGGAGTTGCACGAGAAGCACCTCGACGAGTTCGTTTCGTGGTGCGAAGACAACGGGATCGAGAACGTGAACGAGATAGCAGGGCGAACAGTCCATCGGTTCCGTCTCGACATTAAGACCGAATTCGCACAGTCCACGCTGAGCATCTACCTCAGTACGATCCGGCAGTTCGTTCGATTCTGCGAGAGTATCGACGCCGTTTCGACTGGAACGACCGAGAAAATCGTTCTCCCGACTCGAGAGCGCAAAACAAGAACGGAGATGTTGGAGCCAGAAGAGGCCACTACGATACTCTCCTATCTTCGCAAGTACCACTATGCCAGCCGGACGCACGCGCTGATGGCTCTGCTGTGGCATACTGGGATTCGGACGGGGACTGTCCAGTCGTTGGATGTGAACGACCTCGATACCGATCGTGATCGCCTCCGTATTCGCCATCGACCGGAGACAGATACACCCCTAAAGAACGGCAACTCGGCGGAACGATACGTCGCTCTGTCTCCGGAGGTAACGGAGGTGCTGGCCGACTACGTAGCTGAGAATCGCCACGAGGTTACAGACGAGTATGGACGCGACCCACTCTTCACGACCAAACGGGGAAGACCGGCGAAGAACTCGATCCGACGGAACATCTACGCCGCCACACGGCCGTGTACGACTGGTCGAGAGTGTCCCCATAGGAAAGACCCAGCCACGTGCGAAGCGGCACAGCGGACCAATACGGCCGCGAAATGCCCCTCCACTGTATCGGGCCATCCCGTTCGACGTGGGGCGATAACCCACTTCCTTCGGCAGGACGTGCCCGAGAAGGTGGTGAGCGATCGGATGAACGTCTCGCAGGACGTCCTCGATAAGCACTACGACCAACGAACCGAAGACGAAAAGGCCGAACAGCGGAGGGCGTACCTCTCGAATCTGTAG
- a CDS encoding type IV pilin N-terminal domain-containing protein, translated as MIDRTRREVLGVVLLVIITMILGTVIGGFVLQVGDADNDPAQDITIITDDRSYIDAVIMIGVPVVAFLAREVWKLKSEVEYLKGKLESMEKNDQTLRFDSREIEGETDQGSSKKKNGQLKHQDQEPLN; from the coding sequence ATGATTGACAGAACACGTAGGGAAGTTCTGGGTGTTGTACTTCTTGTTATTATCACTATGATCTTGGGGACTGTCATCGGAGGGTTTGTGCTGCAGGTTGGAGACGCCGATAATGATCCTGCTCAAGATATAACCATAATCACCGACGACCGAAGTTACATTGATGCTGTGATAATGATCGGCGTCCCAGTTGTCGCCTTCTTGGCAAGGGAGGTTTGGAAGTTGAAGTCCGAGGTAGAATACTTAAAGGGTAAACTCGAGTCAATGGAGAAGAATGACCAGACACTGAGATTTGACTCCCGAGAAATCGAGGGTGAGACTGACCAAGGTTCTTCTAAAAAGAAGAACGGCCAATTAAAACATCAAGACCAAGAGCCACTAAATTGA
- a CDS encoding AAA family ATPase, protein MKVSEIHARQFAKDEYGGFEHTNVAGQNLLVYGGNRTGKTLTFNAILYNLLGPRHTIDLSTGRQNDVRLKFDDDVEFQRAQAGAMFRRNGTEETGDTAQDSFAEWFGDEIDGTINRSDIIKAHFLHSHIDRMPLSRLSKQDRLAIIRSVADIESQEQIEELEGQLEELEDSINEDREDRRRLIEDRQQLQREQSSAQNQLEKYVQLRELHESGELTEITDLLLSNEKIQEQLADLSREEEFLRQKRRSKQKQKSQWERYRQAERHSLIAEAVNDFVCPACGDRVDTELAESRLSRHRCPFCAVDDRADSLETNLDDKISRSEEELEEIESELEEITADLDEVDERMDELREQQPELSDVDGPIETVIRENDYEVDQIVAETTDELERYESTMTRAETALEETNTQIEDLDTQIEDKEDHYRSLAEELEEQRQASIEAEIDEFGEAWLDSFQSAAGEIGLEIRITEDGEIEIPGNESPRSYDQAGDLSDAEITFLNITFAVTLNDFARQSGLTDWKTIVLDEPFSNLDSEGEENLLEFIREREQQFICTSSDETFLDEFDKHGELPRHTIQSSLTRFS, encoded by the coding sequence ATGAAAGTTAGTGAGATCCATGCACGGCAATTTGCAAAGGATGAATACGGGGGATTCGAGCACACAAACGTTGCTGGCCAAAATCTCCTTGTCTACGGAGGAAATCGTACCGGAAAGACGCTAACCTTCAACGCGATCCTCTACAATCTTCTCGGGCCACGACATACCATTGATCTCTCTACAGGCAGGCAGAACGATGTTCGACTGAAGTTTGATGACGACGTGGAATTCCAACGAGCGCAGGCTGGGGCAATGTTTCGCAGGAACGGGACGGAAGAAACGGGGGATACAGCACAGGACTCATTTGCAGAATGGTTCGGTGACGAGATAGACGGGACGATCAATCGGTCGGACATCATCAAAGCTCACTTCCTCCATTCGCACATCGATAGAATGCCGCTGAGCCGGCTGTCAAAGCAAGATCGACTTGCAATTATTCGCTCTGTTGCCGATATCGAGTCACAAGAGCAGATCGAGGAGTTAGAGGGGCAGCTCGAAGAGCTCGAGGATTCAATCAATGAAGATCGAGAAGATCGTCGCCGTCTCATCGAGGATCGTCAGCAGTTACAGCGCGAGCAGAGCAGTGCGCAAAACCAGCTGGAAAAGTATGTGCAGTTGCGGGAACTCCATGAATCCGGCGAGTTAACTGAAATAACGGATCTACTGCTTTCCAACGAGAAAATCCAAGAGCAACTCGCAGACCTCTCTCGAGAAGAGGAGTTCCTACGACAAAAGCGCCGAAGCAAACAGAAGCAGAAGTCACAATGGGAACGGTATCGGCAGGCCGAGAGACACAGTCTGATTGCTGAAGCGGTTAATGACTTTGTCTGCCCCGCTTGCGGAGATCGCGTTGATACTGAGTTAGCTGAGAGTCGACTTTCACGGCATAGGTGTCCGTTCTGCGCTGTGGATGACCGTGCAGACTCCCTCGAGACCAATTTGGACGATAAGATTAGTCGTTCTGAAGAGGAACTCGAAGAAATCGAATCCGAGCTCGAAGAAATCACGGCGGATCTAGATGAAGTCGATGAACGCATGGATGAGCTTCGAGAGCAACAGCCGGAACTTAGCGATGTTGATGGTCCCATTGAGACCGTTATTCGGGAGAACGACTATGAGGTTGACCAGATTGTCGCTGAGACTACTGACGAGCTCGAACGATACGAGAGCACGATGACGCGAGCGGAGACAGCACTTGAAGAAACGAACACTCAGATAGAGGACCTTGATACCCAAATCGAGGATAAGGAAGACCACTACCGATCATTAGCCGAGGAATTGGAGGAACAACGCCAGGCGAGCATCGAAGCAGAAATCGATGAGTTCGGGGAAGCGTGGCTGGACTCGTTCCAGAGTGCAGCAGGTGAAATTGGGCTCGAAATCCGGATTACGGAAGATGGTGAAATCGAGATTCCTGGGAATGAATCTCCACGGAGTTATGATCAGGCAGGCGATTTGAGTGACGCAGAGATCACGTTCCTCAATATCACGTTTGCTGTTACGCTCAATGACTTCGCCCGCCAGTCTGGATTGACTGACTGGAAAACGATTGTCCTCGATGAGCCGTTCTCAAATCTCGATTCAGAGGGGGAAGAAAACCTCCTTGAATTCATCCGGGAACGCGAGCAACAGTTCATCTGCACCTCTTCGGACGAAACGTTCCTGGACGAGTTCGATAAGCACGGCGAGTTACCGAGACACACTATTCAGTCATCACTTACGAGGTTCTCATAA